A portion of the Xylanivirga thermophila genome contains these proteins:
- a CDS encoding ABC transporter ATP-binding protein yields MASVTLKHIYKVYPGGVTAVSDFNLDIADKEFIVLVGPSGCGKSTTLRMVAGLEEITEGELYIGDKLMNDVAPKDRDIAMVFQNYALYPHMTVYDNMAFGLKLRKTPKAEIDRRVKEAARILDIEHLLNRKPKALSGGQRQRVALGRAIVREPKVFLMDEPLSNLDAKLRVQMRTEITKLHNRLQTTFIYVTHDQTEAMTMGTRIVVMKDGFVQQVDTPQNLYDFPVNLFVAGFIGSPQMNFINAKLVKENDGVYAVFDNNKIKVPEGKIKRLKDPSYIGKDIIMGIRPEDMHDEEIFLQNATDSTVKAYVDVVELMGSETYLYLTIAGQNVTARVDPRSTARAGDTIRIALDPNRLHFFDKDTEETLLTR; encoded by the coding sequence ATGGCAAGTGTAACTTTAAAGCACATTTACAAGGTTTACCCAGGCGGTGTTACTGCTGTTAGTGACTTTAATCTTGATATTGCAGATAAGGAATTTATCGTATTAGTTGGTCCTTCTGGATGCGGTAAATCCACTACTTTAAGAATGGTAGCAGGTCTTGAAGAGATCACCGAAGGGGAACTTTATATTGGTGACAAATTAATGAATGATGTTGCTCCTAAGGATAGGGATATAGCAATGGTTTTCCAGAACTATGCATTGTATCCACATATGACGGTATATGACAATATGGCTTTTGGCTTAAAATTGAGAAAAACTCCAAAGGCTGAGATAGATCGTCGTGTAAAGGAAGCAGCAAGAATTTTGGACATTGAGCATTTGCTCAATAGAAAACCAAAGGCTTTATCAGGTGGTCAGAGACAGAGGGTTGCATTAGGCCGTGCTATAGTTCGTGAGCCTAAGGTATTCTTAATGGACGAACCTCTATCTAACTTGGATGCAAAACTCAGGGTACAGATGAGAACGGAGATTACAAAACTTCATAATAGACTACAGACTACATTTATCTATGTTACCCACGACCAGACAGAAGCTATGACCATGGGTACTAGAATCGTAGTTATGAAGGATGGATTTGTACAACAGGTAGATACACCTCAAAATCTATACGATTTTCCTGTAAATCTATTTGTTGCAGGATTTATTGGCAGTCCTCAGATGAACTTTATAAATGCCAAATTGGTCAAGGAAAATGACGGCGTTTATGCTGTATTTGATAATAACAAGATAAAAGTACCAGAGGGCAAGATAAAGAGATTAAAGGATCCTTCCTATATTGGTAAGGATATAATAATGGGTATTCGTCCTGAGGATATGCATGATGAGGAGATTTTCCTACAAAATGCTACAGACAGCACTGTAAAGGCATATGTAGATGTAGTTGAGTTAATGGGTTCTGAAACTTATCTATATCTAACAATTGCAGGTCAAAATGTTACAGCAAGGGTTGATCCAAGATCTACAGCAAGAGCCGGTGATACTATACGTATTGCCCTTGATCCTAACAGATTGCATTTCTTCGATAAGGATACCGAGGAAACCTTGCTTACTAGATAA
- a CDS encoding polysaccharide deacetylase family protein, translated as MTTPQIVDILDNYNVPATFFFIGKNIEKYPSICEKIISSDHQIATIAFLT; from the coding sequence GTGACCACACCCCAAATAGTAGATATATTGGATAACTATAATGTGCCTGCTACCTTCTTTTTTATAGGAAAGAACATAGAAAAATATCCTAGCATATGTGAAAAGATAATATCATCTGATCATCAAATTGCAACTATAGCTTTTCTCACTTGA